A segment of the Candidatus Methylomirabilota bacterium genome:
CTGGGGCTGACCGTCCAGCCCCACATGGTCAACTTCCAGGGCTATCCCCACGGCGGGGTCATCTTCTCCCTGGCGGACATCGCCTTCGGCGCGGCCTGCAACTCCCACGGCGGGACCGCGGTGGCGCTCAACATGACCATCAGCTTCCTGACTGCCGTCCAGGCCGGCTCGCGGCTCGTAGCGGACGCGCGGGAGATCAAGCAGGGCAGACGGGCAGGCTTCTACCAGGTGAGCGTGACGAGTGAGAAGGGGGCGCTGGTAGCGCAGGTCCACTGCGTGGCGCATATGGTGCCGGTGCTGGGGGGGTGCCCGCCGAAGAGTGATTGACATAATACCTCTTATCAGACACTGGCCAGCGATGGCAGACGCCAAACTGGCTTCAGAATGGATCAGGGCTTGGCTGGTGTCTGAAGGCTCGCTACGCGGGAGCGGATCTCCTCGGCGCGGCGAGTGTCCGGCAGGTCTTTGAGCAGGCGCTGATACGTCTCCACGGCCGCGGTCCGCTTGCCGCCGAGCTCCTGGGCGCGGGCAGCGTCGACCATTGCCTCCTCATAGAGGAAGTCCTTAGGCTTGGCCCTGCTAATAGCTGATAGGTATGCCTTCTCAGCGGCATCGTAGTTCTTCTCGACCTCCCAGCAGTAGCCGATATTGAGACCGGCCAGCGCTGCCAGGCTGCTGGAGCCGGCCTTGGCGCGGGCAAGCTCGAAGCTCGAGCGGGCCTGCGGGTACTGCGCGGCGCCGTAGCGGAGGCTTCCCAGG
Coding sequences within it:
- a CDS encoding hotdog fold thioesterase is translated as MPPFRRSSRPESRADPWTRALGIQFLALGRGFCRLGLTVQPHMVNFQGYPHGGVIFSLADIAFGAACNSHGGTAVALNMTISFLTAVQAGSRLVADAREIKQGRRAGFYQVSVTSEKGALVAQVHCVAHMVPVLGGCPPKSD
- a CDS encoding tetratricopeptide repeat protein — protein: MNVLDWLRERPWTRWVVLGLSVVIVVGLGGAGWAAWKSRYESQGSMAFAQARTLVAKAQTPGAAADVRERAEKALQAVIADYPRLSSVAQAAYLLGSLRYGAAQYPQARSSFELARAKAGSSSLAALAGLNIGYCWEVEKNYDAAEKAYLSAISRAKPKDFLYEEAMVDAARAQELGGKRTAAVETYQRLLKDLPDTRRAEEIRSRVASLQTPAKP